Sequence from the Deinococcus radiotolerans genome:
CGGCTGATGTCGTGCGGACGTTCATGGCCCGCACCTATTCCTGGATGGCGGCGGGCCTCGCGCTGACCGCCGGGGTCGCCTACCTGACCTCCACCAATGACGCCCTGATGCTGCAGGTGATGCAGCTGCGCCTCCCGCTGATCCTGGCGCAGCTGGCGCTGGTGTTCGTCCTGAGCCTGTTCGCGCAGCGCCTGAACAGCGCCGTGGCGGGCGCGCTGTTCATCGCGTACGCCGCGCTGACCGGCCTGACCTTCTCCGCGCTGCTGCTGGTGTACTCGCAGAGTGCGGTGACGGCCGCGTTTGTCTCCACGGCAGGCACCTTCGCGCTGATGAGCGTGGCGGGCTTCGTGATCAAGCGGGACCTGAGCGCCATGGGCCGCTTCTTCATGTTCGCCCTGATCGGCCTGTTCGTCGCGATGATCGTGAACCTGTTCATCGCCAGCGGCCCGCTCACGCTCATCATCAGCGTGGTGGGCGTGCTGCTTTTCGCGGGCCTGACTGCCTACGACACGCAGATGCTGCGCAACCTCGCGCTGAGTGGCGTGCAGGGGGAGATGGCCGAGCGGGCCGCCATCAACGGCGCGCTGGCGCTGTACCTGGACTTCGTGAACATGTTCCTGTTCATCCTGCGCCTGTTCGGTGGCAGCCGCGACTGAACGCCCTTTGAGGACAGCGCCCCGACCGGAGCTCCGGTCGGGGCGTTTCCTGCCCTGCAGGTCTACTTCACGTACAGCGTCCTGACGTACGCGCTGGACAGGTTGGCGTCCCCGCGCAGCGCGGCGTACGGCAGGGTGACAGTTTCGGCGCAGGCCGCCACGACGTGCGGCAGGCCGGACGGGGTGAGGTTCAGGCCCTGCGCACTCAGGTGCGCCGTGAAGTCCAGCGTCGTCTCGCGCAGCACGGTCAGGCATTCGGCGTCCACGGCGCCCCTGGCGGCGTTCAGGTACAGCGTATTCTGCCGCGCGGCGCTGAGTTTTGGGAACAGCGTGGTCAGCGGCACCGCGCGGCCCGTGGCGCGGTCCAGGATGACACCCTGCGTCCAGTTGTCGGGGTGCGCGCCGCCGCAGTAGTAGTCCACGTCCTCGCGCAGGCTGAGGAGGCGCGCGTTCAGCAGCGTGACCTGCACGTTCGCGTTGTACCCCTCCTGCGGGTCGCGCTGGGCGTCCTCGGGCAGCGTGGCGCGGCAGTCCAGGGCGTCCGCGGCGTGCCGCAGCTGCCGGTCCTGCAAGGCGGCGTTCAGGGCGGCGCTGGCGCCGGGCACGCGCGGGTAGCGCACGCCGGACAACGGCTCGCGGACGCTGCGGCCGTCTGCGGCCGTCACCCAGGGCCGGTTCAGTTTCAGGAACGTCAGGGGGTGGTCGCGCCGCAGGACGCTCAGGCCCGGCGACAGCGGCAGCCGAAGGGGCAGGCGCGTGGCGTCCAGTGGGGTCAGGACCACCTCCTGCGGGCCCTGCGCGCCGGGCGCCTGCCAGGTGCCCTTCAGGCTGGTCCCGGAGGGCATCAGGGTAAAGCAGCCGGTCACGACCGGGTCGCTGCCCAGCGTGCGGCGCACGCTCTCCTGCAACACCAGCTGGTTCCCCGCGTGCCCCGCTTCGAGCAGCAGGTCCAGGCTGCGGCCCTCGTAGAAGTACAGGGACTCCCCTTTCGGGTCGAGGCTCAGGGCGACGGGCAAAGAACCCAGCGTGCCGCGGTACGTGCCGCCGCGCGCCCAGTCCGGCAGGCCCGGCGCGGCGCCGCAGCTGGCCGCCTGTGCGCCCGCGGAGAGAAGCATGCACGCCGCCGTGAGAAACCACTTCATGCGCGCAGCGTACACCGTCAGCCCTGCGGACCCTCCCACACGCCGTCTCCACGGGCGTCCATGGTGCCGGTGCGCAGCAGCTTCGCCTCGCCGTTCCCGAAGGGCGTGTGCGTGCAGGCCCAGGTGACGGCCGCCTCGACGTCGTACGCGGCGGCCTGGAAACTCACGTGCCAGTCGCGGCCCGCGCGGGTCAGCAGCGTCCAGCGGGCACGGGGATCGCCGTCCACCTGATCACTGACCGAGCCGGTATTCACGAGGAGGGTGTCGCCCACGCGGGTCATGCCGGCGCGGTGCGTGTGCCCGCACAGCACCACCTCCACCCCCAGCGGTTCAAGCGCGCTGCGCAGACTGCGGGGATCGCGGGCGCGGTAGTAGCCTGCGGGGTCCCACACCCACAGCAGGCTGTGCCAGGCGCTGTCCGGGGTGCCGTGGCACGCGAGGACCGCGCCGCCCAGCGCGCGCGCCGTCAGGGGCAGCGCCGCCACCCGCGCGAGCCGGGCGGGGTCGGTGTGGGCCGCCAGCCACGCGCCGTACTGCTGCGACAGCGGCGAGCGCCGCCCGCCGGGCCAGAGTTTCTCCTCGTTGTTGCCCCGGACTTCCACGGCGCCTTGCTCGGCCAGCTGCGCCTGGAGGTCCAGCGCGCGGGCGGGGTCGGCGCTGCCCTCGGCCTGATCGCCGAGGTTCACAATCAGGTCCGGCGCGGCGGCGCGGACTTCCCTGAGCACGGCGCTGAGCGCGAAGGCATTTCCGTGGACGTCACTGATCACCGCGACCCTCATCACTGCGCAGCGTACCGTCCCGCCGGGGTGAGGCGTGTCCGCGACGTTGCGCGGCCCTTCTGACATGATGATCCCATGCGACGACTCGTTCCGCTGGCCTGCGCCCTGCTCCTCGGTTCCGCGCTGGCGGACACGGCCGAAGGGACTTACGATGTGCGGCGCTACCTGCGGGACGGCCAGGTGGAAACCTCGACGCTGCGCGTGACCGTCAGCGGCAAGGGCCTGACCTTCGACTGGGACGGCGGCAAAGTCACCGGGCTGGGCCTGCGGGTGGGTGACGCCGTGGCCGTCGCGTACGGGAACCCCGACTGCGGGATCGCCCTGTACGAGCAACAAGGCAATGTGTTCAGCGGCGTCTGGACGTACAGTGGCCAGGCCACGGGAACCGAGACGTTCACCTGGGACGGCCTGAAGTCCGCGCGGGTGGCGGTCAGGGGTCAGAATCCGGACGGCAGCACGTACACCGGGGAACTCCTGCTGCCGCTGGATCAGGGCGCCAGTCTGCCCCGGTGGAAGATCGGGACGGAGGTGACGGACGGCGCGGGCCTGCTGGAGGACGGTCTGTTCGCCGTGGCGTTCGGCAGTGAGCGGTGCAACGTGGCCCTGTACAGCGTGATCGAACTCACCGGGCAGCTGCTCGGAACGTTCTTCCAGGTCACCGTCACGGACACGCTGCCCGAGCGGGTGGCGGAAATTGCCGTCCGCCGCTGACCTGGCCCGCGGCGCGCCGGTCGTGGTGCGCGCCCGCAGGCCCGCCGACCTGAGCACATTGGTGCAAGTGCTGCGGGACGTGCACGGCGCGGTGGGCTACCCGTCGGTGTGGCCGGACGATCCCGCCGCGTTCGTCGCCGGTCCAGGCGGGGAAACCGCCGAGGCGTGGGTGGCCGAGCGGGCAGGGCAGGTGGTGGGTCAGGTGCTGCTGGCCCCGCTGCCGGACCCCCACCCGGACTGGGCGGTGAGGGCGGATCTGCCGGCCGGGACGCTGGAGGTCAAGCGGCTGTTCGTCTACCCCGGTGCGCAGCGGAGTGGCGCGGCGCGCGCCCTGCTGACGCACGTGCTGCGCGAGGTGCAGGCGCGGGATGTGGGGGCGGCACTTCAGGTGAACGAGCACAGCGCTCCCGCCGTGCGCCTGTACGAACGCGGAGGCTGGCGGTTCCGGACGCGCACGCGGGCCGCCTGGACCGACCCGGACGGCACCCACCCCTGGGTGCGGGTGTACACCTCGCCGGGCACTTGAGGCCCTCTTCACAGATCAAGTTCCGTTCACGGCACCCGGCGGTTTCTCGTGCGGGCAGCTGGCACGCTGAAGCCATGCCGGACAAAGACGACAAGAACAGTGGGCACACCAGCCAGCCGCAGCAGTACGACCGCACCGAGAAGGAAGTGCAGGACATCGCGGACGGGCACGACGCGTCACTGAAGAGCGCCAATGACCGCGAGGCCAAGGCGCCGCGCAACACCCACGACGGGCTGAGCGACAAGGAACTTCAGGACCGCGAGGATGCCCGCAACGTTCCTGCCAGTCACGGCTGATCCTCAGCAGCACAACTGAACCCCAGGGGAGCCCCGCAGCGGCTCCCTTTTTTCCCGCCTGGCCCCGCAGGTCCGGCGTACCCTCTGCTGGTGGCTTCCTCTCCTGTTTCCTACCGGCCCGGCGTGGGCGCGCTGCTGCTCTCGGCACTGTTTGTCACGGCGGGAACGCTTCACTTCGTGACCCCCACTTTTTTTGACCGGATCGTGCCCCCGTGGGTGCCCATGACGCCCCGGCAGGCCACGGTGATCAGCGGCGCGGCCGAACTCCTCGGCGGCCTGGGGCTGCTGCACCCGGGGACCCGCCCGGCCGCGCATTGGGGCCTGATCGTCCTGCTGGTCGCGGTATTCCCGGCGAACCTCTGGATGGCGCAGGATCCGCCGCGCTTCCACGTGAGTCCGCTGGTGGCGTGGGGACGGCTGCCGCTGCAACCGCTGCTGATCTGGGCGGTGTGGCGCGCAGGCCGCCGCTCCCCCGGGTCCCGCTGAGCACGCACCCGCGGGGCCTGGGGGGGCAGGCTCCTGGGCTATGAGGCCCGGCCGCGCGGGACGCCGACGCGCGGCAGCACCCAGCGGTCCAGGCCCAGCCAGCCCGCCACCCGCCAGCCCAGCACCAGC
This genomic interval carries:
- a CDS encoding Bax inhibitor-1/YccA family protein, which codes for MQTYPTTARSADVVRTFMARTYSWMAAGLALTAGVAYLTSTNDALMLQVMQLRLPLILAQLALVFVLSLFAQRLNSAVAGALFIAYAALTGLTFSALLLVYSQSAVTAAFVSTAGTFALMSVAGFVIKRDLSAMGRFFMFALIGLFVAMIVNLFIASGPLTLIISVVGVLLFAGLTAYDTQMLRNLALSGVQGEMAERAAINGALALYLDFVNMFLFILRLFGGSRD
- a CDS encoding metallophosphoesterase family protein, yielding MRVAVISDVHGNAFALSAVLREVRAAAPDLIVNLGDQAEGSADPARALDLQAQLAEQGAVEVRGNNEEKLWPGGRRSPLSQQYGAWLAAHTDPARLARVAALPLTARALGGAVLACHGTPDSAWHSLLWVWDPAGYYRARDPRSLRSALEPLGVEVVLCGHTHRAGMTRVGDTLLVNTGSVSDQVDGDPRARWTLLTRAGRDWHVSFQAAAYDVEAAVTWACTHTPFGNGEAKLLRTGTMDARGDGVWEGPQG
- a CDS encoding GNAT family N-acetyltransferase; this encodes MPSAADLARGAPVVVRARRPADLSTLVQVLRDVHGAVGYPSVWPDDPAAFVAGPGGETAEAWVAERAGQVVGQVLLAPLPDPHPDWAVRADLPAGTLEVKRLFVYPGAQRSGAARALLTHVLREVQARDVGAALQVNEHSAPAVRLYERGGWRFRTRTRAAWTDPDGTHPWVRVYTSPGT
- a CDS encoding DoxX family protein, whose amino-acid sequence is MASSPVSYRPGVGALLLSALFVTAGTLHFVTPTFFDRIVPPWVPMTPRQATVISGAAELLGGLGLLHPGTRPAAHWGLIVLLVAVFPANLWMAQDPPRFHVSPLVAWGRLPLQPLLIWAVWRAGRRSPGSR